From Pongo pygmaeus isolate AG05252 chromosome 1, NHGRI_mPonPyg2-v2.0_pri, whole genome shotgun sequence, one genomic window encodes:
- the LOC129015019 gene encoding PRAME family member 10-like yields the protein MSLQSPSRLLELAGQSLLRKQFLTIFTLDKLPREVFPLMFMEAFSMRRLEALKLMVQSWPFLRLPLGSLMKTPHLETLQAVLRGLDILVAQKVRPRRWKLQVLDLRDVDESFWTIWTGAKVLSCSPEGMSKRQTVEDCPTMGEHQPLKVFIDLCLKKSTLDECLSYLCGWIHYRRDLVHLCCSKVENYSMPTSSFTNLLERIYPESIQELEVWQKSSLNKTGKFAPYLSQMSNLCKLFLAFGYDRELYMSGQWQFTPDLDSPFLCLSYPQMLYIRKISNIKEHLEHLLRYLKNPLVVFTFCDAYLTDQDMECLSQYPSLSQLKELRLTHILMWTTNLEPLGVLLEKVAATLKILILEDCRIQDPQLRVLLPALSHCSQLTTFYFRGNETSTNALKDLLRHTGRLSKLGLELYPAPLESLDNRGHVNWEIFAPVRAELMCTLREVRQPKRIFFGPAPCPTCGSWPSENVDFHLCS from the exons ATGAGCCTCCAGTCCCCATCCAGACTCCTGGAGCTGGCAGGGCAGAGCCTGCTGAGGAAGCAGTTCTTGACCATCTTCACCCTGGACAAGCTGCCCAGGGAGGTCTTCCCTCTGATGTTCATGGAGGCCTTCAGCATGAGACGTCTTGAGGCCCTGAAGCTGATGGTGCAGTCCTGGCCCTTCCTCCGCCTCCCTCTGGGATCCCTGATGAAGACACCTCATCTGGAGACCTTGCAAGCTGTCCTGAGGGGACTTGATATACTGGTGGCCCAGAAGGTTCGCCCCAG GAGGTGGAAACTTCAAGTGCTGGATTTGCGGGATGTTGATGAGAGTTTTTGGACCATATGGACTGGAGCCAAGGTCCTCTCCTGCTCCCCAGAGGGCATGAGTAAAAGGCAGACAGTGGAGGACTGTCCAACGATGGGAGAGCACCAGCCCTTGAAGGTGTTCATAGACCTCTGTCTAAAGAAAAGTACACTGGATGAATGCCTGAGCTACCTTTGTGGGTGGATCCACTACAGAAGAGATCTAGTGCACCTGTGTTGTAGCAAGGTGGAGAATTACTCAATGCCCACTTCAAGTTTCACAAATTTATTAGAAAGGATATACCCAGAGAGTATCCAGGAGTTGGAAGTCTGGCAAAAGTCCTCTCTGAATAAAACAGGAAAGTTTGCCCCTTACCTGAGCCAGATGAGCAATCTTTGCAAACTCTTTTTAGCCTTCGGTTATGACCGTGAGTTATACATGAGCGGCCAATGGCAGTTCACTCCTGACTTGGACTCTCCATTCCTCTGCCTGTCCTACCCCCAGATGCTTTATATAAGAAAGATCAGTAACATCAAAGAGCACCTGGAGCACCTGCTCAG GTACCTCAAGAACCCCTTGGTGGTCTTTACATTCTGTGATGCTTACCTAACTGATCAGGACATGGAGTGTCTGTCTCAGTACCCAAGCCTCAGTCAGCTAAAGGAGCTGCGTCTGACTCATATCCTAATGTGGACCACCAATCTTGAGCCCCTTGGAGTTCTGCTGGAGAAAGTTGCTGCTACTCTCAAGATCCTCATCTTAGAGGACTGTCGGATCCAGGACCCCCAACTCAGGGTCCTCCTGCCTGCcctgagccactgttcccagctcACCACCTTCTACTTTCGTGGGAATGAGACCTCCACAAATGCTCTAAAAGACCTGCTGCGTCACACAGGCAGGCTGAGCAAGTTAGGCCTGGAGTTGTATCCTGCCCCTCTGGAGAGTCTTGACAACAGGGGTCATGTCAATTGGGAGATCTTTGCCCCAGTTCGGGCTGAGCTGATGTGTACACTCAGGGAAGTCAGGCAGCCCAAGAGGATCTTCTTTGGTCCTGCCCCTTGCCCTACCTGTGGCTCATGGCCATCTGAGAATGTGGACTTCCATCTTTGCTCTTAG